From a region of the Haloferax volcanii DS2 genome:
- a CDS encoding DNA topoisomerase IV subunit A: MASDQQTSEERARERLIDLAAEFYDQFDAGEIPHMTLPTRTKSNIEYDEDANVWVYGDRTSKRSANSVRGARKLLKAAYTIEFLARQLDEDRSSTLRELYYISESWDNEEAHFSDQDESNKLIEDLEIVSEVKREDFHMRPEESGAKLMGPLKIREQTNRGDREIHCQLDVGQGGYQIPNNPDTIEFLEHDIDFVMCVETGGMRDRLVENGFDDDYNALVVHLGGQPARATRRITKRLHDELDLPVVVFTDGDPWSYRIFGSVAYGSIKSAHLSEYLATPDAKFVGIQPQDIVDYDLPTDPLADSDINALQSELEDPRFMGDYWTEQIELQLDIGKKAEQQALASRGLDFVTDEYLPTRLDEMGII; the protein is encoded by the coding sequence ATGGCATCCGACCAGCAGACATCCGAGGAACGCGCCCGCGAGCGTCTCATCGACCTCGCGGCGGAGTTCTACGACCAGTTCGACGCGGGGGAGATTCCGCACATGACGCTCCCGACGCGGACGAAAAGCAACATCGAGTACGACGAGGACGCCAACGTCTGGGTGTACGGCGACCGGACCTCGAAGCGCTCTGCGAACAGCGTTCGGGGGGCGCGAAAGCTCCTGAAGGCCGCCTACACCATCGAGTTCCTCGCGCGCCAACTCGACGAGGACCGCTCGTCAACCCTGCGTGAGCTGTACTACATCTCCGAGTCGTGGGACAACGAGGAGGCGCACTTTTCGGACCAAGACGAGTCCAACAAACTCATCGAGGACTTGGAAATCGTCAGCGAGGTCAAGCGCGAGGACTTCCACATGCGCCCGGAGGAGTCCGGCGCGAAGCTCATGGGCCCCCTCAAAATCCGCGAGCAGACGAACCGCGGCGACCGCGAGATTCACTGCCAGTTGGACGTGGGACAGGGCGGCTACCAGATTCCGAACAACCCCGACACCATCGAGTTCCTCGAACACGACATCGACTTCGTCATGTGCGTCGAGACCGGCGGGATGCGCGACCGACTCGTCGAAAACGGCTTCGACGACGACTACAACGCGCTCGTCGTCCACCTCGGCGGCCAGCCGGCGCGCGCCACCCGGCGTATCACCAAGCGCCTGCACGACGAACTCGACCTGCCGGTCGTGGTCTTCACCGACGGCGACCCGTGGTCCTACCGCATCTTCGGCTCGGTCGCCTACGGCTCTATCAAATCCGCGCACCTCTCGGAGTACCTCGCCACACCCGACGCGAAGTTCGTCGGCATCCAGCCGCAGGACATCGTTGACTACGACCTCCCGACCGACCCGCTCGCGGACTCCGACATCAACGCGCTCCAGTCCGAACTGGAGGACCCGCGGTTCATGGGCGACTACTGGACCGAGCAGATAGAGCTCCAACTCGACATCGGCAAGAAGGCAGAACAGCAGGCGCTTGCCTCCCGCGGTCTCGACTTCGTGACCGACGAGTACCTGCCGACGCGCCTCGACGAGATGGGTATCATCTAA